One Babylonia areolata isolate BAREFJ2019XMU chromosome 20, ASM4173473v1, whole genome shotgun sequence DNA segment encodes these proteins:
- the LOC143295153 gene encoding uncharacterized protein LOC143295153 has product MAAIFSETTTAALEHNVTDVLLNDTQKTDPSDCMVLQFEEFIPWDNPDNLLNAQAVTITRRVADTLSVPLFLFGGPANVINMAVFYRQGLKERINVCLFSLALSDFLYLSTIFLLYVEQIYRQFTTKEKYGVIVRFVANHNMLGFYGFTWVSEVISAIIASERCFCILQPLRSQTVLSTSTTTVIVVLVNVVVVGLYLFVAARYRIVCAFDPTSSSEVWTFAPSQLYLNHQKVIDFFDSFVYGIAIPVVTIVVVIVTTTLTLIKLRQAAAWRSGTSSSGTVSAREVALTMMLVYNSIFFIICVFPIALFRVVWPFIPEMSPGRRYHNLYFTGIWFLDIMSYINATFNIAIYYSMGSRYRQTFWQLLGRANRKK; this is encoded by the exons ATGGCTGCGATTTTCAGCGAGACCACGACAGCAGCACTTGAACACAACGTGACAGATGTCCTCCTCAACGACACCCAGAAGACAGATCCATCAGACTGCATGGTGCTGCAGTTTGAAGAGTTCATCCCCTGGGACAACCCTGACAATCTGCTCAATGCTCAGGCAGTGACCATCACGCGCCGTGTGGCAGACACCCTCAgtgtgcctctgtttctgttcGGGGGGCCTgccaacgtcatcaacatggcggtgttctaCAGACAGGGGCTGAAGGAACGGATCAACGTGTGTCTCTTCTCACTGGCCCTGTCGGACTTCCTCTACCTGAGCACCATCTTCCTCCTGTACGTGGAACAGATCTACAGGCAGTTCACCACCAAAGAGAA ATATGGCGTGATAGTACGGTTTGTCGCCAACCATAACATGCTTGGATTCTACGGCTTCACCTGGGTGTCTGAGGTCATCTCTGCCATCATCGCCAGCGAGAGATGTTTCTGTATCCTGCAGCCTCTCCGTTCCCAGACTGTGCTGTCCACCTCCACGACCACCGTCATCGTTGTGCTGgtgaacgtggtggtggtgggactgtACCTGTTTGTTGCTGCCCGGTACCGTATAGTGTGTGCCTTCGATCCCACCAGCAGCAGCGAGGTGTGGACCTTCGCCCCATCACAGCTGTACCTGAATCACCAGAAGGTGATTGACTTTTTTGATTCCTTTGTATACGGCATTGCTATTCCGGTGGTGACGATCGTGGTTGTGATTGTGACAACGACCTTGACACTGATCAAACTCCGGCAGGCAGCAGCATGGCGGTCTGGTACCTCGTCCAGTGGCACTGTGTCAGCACGAGAGGTGGCCCTGACCATGATGCTGGTCTACAactccatcttcttcatcatctgtgTATTCCCTATTGCCTTGTTCAG GGTGGTGTGGCCCTTCATACCAGAGATGAGCCCAGGCCGACGGTACCACAACCTGTACTTCACCGGCATCTGGTTCTTGGACATCATGTCTTACATCAACGCCACCTTCAACATCGCCATCTACTACAGCATGGGCTCCCGCTACAGACAGACCTTCTGGCAGCTGCTGGGCAGGGCCAACAGGAAGAAATAG